TGTAACAGCTGTTGATAATGTAGAGCAGAGTTGTTTTTCTGAAACTAAACAATCATTTAATAAATCTTCGTCTTTACGCATAAAAAAACCTCCTTGGTTAACTATTTAATTGATTATATATACCGTTATAGCAATCCATATGCTTAGTAGCCATTTGATTACATAGATTTTTAAGACTTTCATCTTGTACTTGAGTACTATAATCTCGGTATTTGTCAATCAATACTTTTGTTTGTGTTAGAACATCATTAATGTAAGATAATTCTTTTGTTGTCATAATAACCTCCTATAAAAATTTGATTGTATAATTATTATTATACAAATTTAGTAAAATATTCATCACAATTTTATTTTTAAAAACTAATAATATATTTAAGTTTACATACCATAATAAGTGTAAATAATTAAAGAGGAGGAATTAATATGGCAAAAGCTGGTATGAGAAGACCTGACACAGAAGAACCACATGGAACAGAAAGCAATAGAAAACATAGAGACCCTAAAAATGATATGAGAATTGTACAAGAAATACAAGGAAAAGCTAAGACAGGCAATAAAAAAGCGAAAAACATAATTGATTAGTAATTTGTATACAAAAAACCTTTTCAATATTGGAATTTTAATGTATTATATAATAAGGTATATTTATAAAATAACTTTCGTAGTATTCTTGTGGCTACGAAAGTTAAGTTATTAGAAAGGAGAAGTAAAAATGGACGAAAAATTTACTGAGAAATCTCCAGCAGAAATCGTAGATGCTGTGGATAAAGAAGAAGTAAAAGAAGAAATCAAAGAAACAGAAGTAGAGAACACACCTTCAATGGAAGACTATGCTGAGGAGATTGATAATACTTTTGTTAAACTTACAGAAGGTGATATTGTTGAAGGTAAAGTATTATCTGTAACTGATACAGAAATACTTGTTAACATAGGATATATTTCTGATGGTATTGTACCTGCGCAAGAAATAATACACGATGAAGATGTAAGTCTAAAAGACTTATATAAAGAAAATGACATGATCAAAGCACAAGTCACAGACCTACATGATGGTGAAGGAAATGTACTGCTTTCAATAAAAAAAGCTGAACAAATCATAGTTTGGGATGAATTGAAAGAAGCTTTTGAGAATAAAACTACAGTTAAGGTAATCGCAAAAGAAGCAGTTAAAGGTGGAATCAAGTGTGTTATAAAAGGTATAAGAGCTTTTATGCCTGGTTCTAGATTATCTGTTAATTATGTAGAAGACCTTAATGAGTTTGTAGGTAAAGAACTAGAAGCAAGAGTAATTGATTTAGATGTAGAAAAGAAAAATGTTGTTTTATCAAGAAAAGAACTAGAAAAAGAAGAATTAGAAAAGAAAAAGCATAAATTACTTCAGAGCATTAAGAAAAATGATAGAATGTCTGGTGTAGTTAAGAGAATCACTAATTTTGGAGCTTTCGTTGATATAGGCGGTATCGATGGACTTGTACATATTAACGATTTGTCATGGAAGAGAGTTAAACACCCTTCAGAAGTAGTAAATGTAGGGGACAATGTTGAAGTATATGTACTTGATGTTGATAAGGCAAGAGAAAGAATTTCACTAGGATTAAAAAATGTTAATGATGACCCATGGCTTAATATAAAAGAAAAATATACTGAAGGCAATATCTATGAAGGTACTGTTGTAAGATTATTAAGTTTTGGAGCATTTGTCATGTTAGATGGTGGTATTGAAGGACTAGTTCATATATCAGAAATAGCTGACAAAAGAATAGAAAAACCAGAAGATGTTCTAGAAATAGGCGATAAAGTTACTGTAAAATTACTAGGTATAGATGAGAAAGGCAAAAAAATAAAACTTAGTATAAAAGAAGCTAAAGACGATGTTAATAAAGAAGAATTCAATAAATTTAATGATGACTCAGAGATATCAACTAGTTTAAAAGATGTTTTTAAAGGAATAATGGATAACTTTAAAGAGTAAACTTGATAAGGACATATGTTGAAGAGTTCTATAAATGAAATGTGAAGAACATTCCAAGGTATCATTATAAATACATGGAATGTTCTTTTTATATAAAAAGGAAATAAAATTATATTGAAAATATTCTTGTTTTATGTCATAATTATTTAACGATGACAGTAGTTAAAATTAACATTGCATCTGAAATAGTTTCCTATTTTTATTCATTATTTTAAATATAGCAAATAAAATAAAAGTAATAAGAATATTAATATAAACTGAGGAGGGAATTATGAAGAAATGTCCAAAATGTAATGGTGAATGTTTAGAAGAATCTACGTTTTGTGGTATCTGTGGGTATAAATTTACGGATAATACTGAACCAGAAATAATTAATGAGGAGAATTTATCTATGGAAAATGACGACAAGCAACTTAATCAAACCGACGATAAGACTATACAAGACAGTACTGTAGAAAAATCAGATGTTAATAATGATTTTACTGATAATAACGTAACGGATGATGGCATTTATGAAGTTGTTGAAGAAAGTACAGAAGAAGTTAACGTTATCAAAGAAGACAATAGTGATGATAAAGGGAATAAAGGAAAAGGAAATAAAGTAATTGCTGGAGTAGCTGTTGGACTTATAGTTGCAGTCTTAGCTCTAGCTACAGTATTAATATTTGGAAAAGACTTATTTAGTAAAAAGAGCGAGGAAGAGAAATTAGTAGATGCTTATGAAAAATTATTAAAAGCTAATACTATAGACATGGCATATAACTTTTCTTTTACTGATTTAGATATTCAAGGTATGGACAATAGTGATCCACAAGCAGCACTTGTTGCAAATATGATAAAAGATTTTAGTTTTGATGTAAATACAAAAATGGATAGAAAAGAGCATATTATGGAAGGCGATATTAACATTAATATGCAAAACAATAAACTAATGAATGCTGATTTCTATGTTGATAAAGAATTAGTGGGAATAAATATACCTTTTATATATGATAAGACTTTCTATGTTACATGGGACAGTCTATTCAACAAGATTAAAGATGAAACAGATGTAAGTATTAATTGGAAAGATTATCTAGAGCTATTAGACAAAGAAAATTATCCATCAGCTAAAAAGATTGATGAAAGTAAATATAATAAATTAGCTAGTGAATTTGTTAAAGAAATATTAGGAGATGTAACTAAAGAATCAGTAAGAATCGGTGATCAAAATATTAGTTGTGATAAATATCCATTACAATTGGATTATGCTAAAATAATGGAATTTGGTTTCAAGATAATGGATGAAATGGTAACTGACGAAGATGCCAAAGCATTTATTTATGAAGTTGTTGATAAAGTTTCAGAAAAAATTATTGCAAATGAAGATTATACATATTTTGATATTACTGAAGAAGAATTCAAAAATGGTATTGAAGAATTCAAGAATAATTATGAAGATATGTTAGATGAATTAGACGGTAAATCAATCTTGGAGAAGATGGCAGAAGAAGAAGGATTTGATATTAATACCTTACCAGATCTAATGGAAGCAGGAATTAACATCAAGGCGGATGTTTTTGTTGATAAAAACAATACCATAAGAAAAGTTGATTTCATCGAAGAAATTAGTGATACTCAGACAAACATGAAAATGGGAGTAAAAATGGAATGTGTAATCAACTCAATAAATAAGAAACTTAAATTTAATGGTATTGACAAATCAGAAGGTGTTAATCCTATTGAACTTGATCAACAACAGATTGAAGAGTTAATTGTTGAAATGCAAAGTACAATAATGGGTAAGGTAATGACTCACCCATTCTTAAGTCAATTAATAGGACAATTCAGTGGAGGTCAAATGTACTAAAATGATAATGACTTTTTGGGGACTATTTAATAAAAATTTCAAAGAGTTGATAAGAGAAAAAAAACGAAATGTTTTATTGTTTGTTCTACCAATAGCTATGTTTGTATTTGTTTTCTTGTTCTTTACCAACAGCCAAGTAGAAAAATCATTTGTTAAACCTATTAGCATAGGTATAATTGATAATGATAAAAGCTTGTACAGTTCAGCTCTTATTGAAGCTTATAAAGGTAATGAGTCATTTACTGACTTTATCAATATAAGCGTTGGAAATAATGAGTTGAAAGAAGCTTTTGAACAAGGAGAATACGATGCATTAGTTGAAGTTCCCAAAGATTTTGCTGATAGTCTGATGAGATTTGAAGAAGACCCAGTACAGGTCAAAATTGCTTATGAGGATCCTATGAAAGCAATTTTGTTTAAAAATGTTATGGAAAGCTATGAAAATTTTATTACTTCTGTTCAAGTAGGAGTAGAAGTACTATATGATAAAATGGAAGAACTGTCTATGACTAATGAGGAGATTTCATTGTATAACAATGAAATCTCCTATGAATTAGTTATGACTTCTGTAGGAAGAAATAGATTCTTTAGATATAGGGGACTAGTCAATATTCCTTCTACCACATCAGTTAATTACTTTTTTATTGCAATAATAATGATGTTCTTAATGTACATGTCTATATTTACAGCTATAGATTTACTTAGAGAAAGAGAGCATATGTGTTTCAAAAGATTAAAAGTAGCTAGGATATCAATTTTTAGATACTTATTAAGTAAATTACTAAGCTCTACTGTTTTTATTTTTATTATTGTAATAGTATGGTTTTTAATGATATCAATCACTACCAATCTAACCATTCATAATAATCTAGGATATATAGTTTTATATATTATAAGCTGCATATTGTTTGCAGTGAGTTTTGCTATGTTTATTTCCAGCTTGTTCAAAAGAGATGAGAATGTCATATTAGTAAGTAATATATATATTTTCATAAATGCCATTATAGGTGGTAGTATAATTCCTATACATTACATGCCTGATGTACTTAGAAAAATAGCTGTGATTACTCCTAATTATTGGATGATTAAGGGAATGTTATATCTAGATAGTGGATATAAACCTATGTATGGCATTATTATTATGAGTGTGTTCATTTTAATGAGTATATTGCTTACATACTTATCTTTTTTAAGATACAAGAATAACAACTAATGTACCAAAAAGAAATAAAGTATAGAATATGGTGATACTATGAACAGGTTATTTAACATATTGCAAAGCAGATTGAAGTTATTGTTTAAAAGTAAGATGATTATCATATTATTAATTATAATGATAAGCTTATTTGGTATGCTTGTCGGTACCTTATATCATAATGCTGACGAGAGTAGTAGTATACCCGTAGCCGTAGTGGACAAGGATGGTACTGATATGTCTAAGAACATATTGGATAATTTGGATGATGATAAGACTTTGCGTGTTTTCCATAGTACTGAAACTGAAGCAATGGGCAAATTGAAAGATGGACAGATTGAAGCTGTATACATATTAAAAAAAGGTCTTAAAGACAATATTATCAATGAGAAATATGATGAGATTATTGATGTCTATTATATAAGAGGCAGTAATGTTGCAAAATTCGTAGGAGATATATTTGCTGAAAAAGTACTAAGGGATTTATGTCTGACTAAAAGTATAAATCTACTTGAGAGAGCTTTAGAAGAAAATGATTATGATGACAAAGATTCTATTCTAAGAGAAGCTTATGAATATGGGATTTCTATGCAAGATTATAGTAATGACAAGCATTATTATATAAACGTTGAATTTGTTGATAGTGACAAATCCAGTATTGATGCAAATACTTTAGATAATGATTTGATATATAAAAAAATGATTTTAGGTATAATCATTTCTTTTACATCTTTTTTCTTACTATTTGCTTCCATTAGCATTGTCAAAGATAAAGAGAATGGTATGCTGGGAAAAATACAGATAACAAGTACTAATAATGCAACTATCATATTGGGGAATTATCTGAGCCTAGTTGTTTCAGGCAGTATCATAGGAATGATCTTTTCCATAATCAATAGTGTATATGCTGCAGACAATCATCTAAAAATATTTTTTGGTACTTTTATTGCACTGCTAATGTTTGTAATAAGTATATCATCATTGATTATGTTCTTTACTAGTGTAATAGACAAGACTTCTACATTTACGATGATATTCACAATTTTTATACTGATTATGGGAATTGTCAGCGGTAGTTTTTTCAGTATTGATTTGCTTACTGGAGGTATTAAAAGTCTAAGCTATTTAATTCCTAATTATTGGACATTAAATTATCTGACAGATATTATTACTAAAGGATTTGATAGCATTGATTTATTGAAGTACATGGGAATAATGTTAGTGTATACAGTTATAATGATATTAATAACATATTCTATTAATAAATACAGGAGAAAGGTGATAAGATAAATGGAAACAATGAATTTTTCTACCATAAAAAACAATATTAGAACTAATAAGAATCTGGAAAGCACATTAGATCAGTTAGCGGTAAATTATCAGTTTAGACAATATAAAGTAGCTGTTTATGATTTATTATTTAACTGTATTACTTTTCTCGAGATGCTGGATGATGAAAAAAACAATAATAACCTATTAAAAGATAATAGGTCCAAGGAAATAATTGAACCTATTATATCAATATTTGACAACTACAAAAATCTTGAAAGTCTAGTATTTGATAGAGAAGATTTAATGAAAATAAGAAATAAGATTGAGTCAAATATTGAGATACTATCATATTATACAGATGAAGTTGAAACATATGAATATATTTTGAATAGAATAGAAGGTAGATTCATTCAAGACTATTATGATTTAGAGGATGATAGTAGTTTCGCTGGTAATCTTATAAAATTCATCTTTGAAACAGATGAGAATATAGTAATAAATGAAAAGATAAAGTTAGTATTAAGTCAGCTTCCTATAAGAATAACTAAGAATAAATTCCATGAATATATAGAGAATTCACTTGAACTATATAAAGGTGCTTATACCTCAGACTTAAATAATTTTATTGGAATGTTAAAAGGTACTGCAATCCTTGGACAAGAATATAAAGGGTCTAATAGAGACATATGGGAAAGTATAGAGATTCTTAGAAATACGGATTATAAGAATATTGAAAAACCACAATATGATAATGTTGTTGATATCAAAATGGATATAGCAGATAAAATAGAGAAGATTTATTCAGTATATACTTTAGGAGCTAGTATCTTAAACAACTTAATAGAAATCAGTTATTGTGACAGGTTTAGTTCATTTGCTGAAAATGATGATTTAGAGATAGTAGATGAATTATTTCATATAATTAAAATCAAAGGTGAAAAGATTGGTGTTGACGATGAACTTTTCAATTCACTTGAAAGAATTGAAGGTGTTATAGAAACTAATCTGGTTGATATAGAAAAATATGCACCTATAATAGAGACAGCTAATAATAAATATAATAAGGCTATTGAAGAATATGGTTTAGCTGTTTCATATAAAAACATACAAAAACTAGATTATATGTCAGCTACGTCAAGTTATTTTATGAATCCTGAAAAAATGGATATGACAGAGGGTGATGATAGAGTAGATGATTTTACTTTAGCAAAAACCAAGAAGGAATTGATTTCTTGTATTGATGAATATCTAAAGGATAAATCCCAATTGTACAGACGAGCAATCATGTCTCGATTACTATATTATCTGCCAGTGACATTCAAGAAACCACAAGAAATTCACAGTTATATTGTTAATTCATTAGAACAATGTTCTGATTTAAATGAAAAAAATGTTTCTAAGGAGTTATTGAGACAGGTTATAGATGATCTATCGCCTTTAGCATAATTTAAATTAGCTGCATAAAAAAATACTTTTCTAACATAATATTATATTTTTTTATGGGTATAATATTATTATCAACTATGATTGATTAACAATTATACAAGAAAGGTAGACGACAATGGAGCAAAAACAATTTACTAAGTTCTTTGAGAACTATAAACATGCTGATGTAGATAGAAAAATTGAATTATATTGTTCTACACAAGATTTATCAGAAAATCAATATATGCAGCTTCTTAGAGCTTTTCCTGTTAATAAGATACCTAAGCTTGAAAAAGCACTTGGCTAATAAAAGTTATCCTTTCATTAAGCTTACACTTGATGGAAGGATTTTTATTGTACTTTAATACTATTACCTATTAATACCAAAAAAATATTGTATTATAATTTTTTTTTGCTATACTATTAATATAAGTTTATTTTGGTGCATTGATAATGCATCGTATAGAGTTAATAGTTCAAAAGGGTGTTTATATGGAATATGCAGATAACATATATATAAGTAAAGAGATCAATGATAAAAAAACAAATAAAATATTTAAGAAACTAAAAAGAAGAAAACATATTAGGGATGTTTATTTTTTGACGTGTATAGAAGAATCAAAAAATCCTATGGAAATATTATTATCAACTGAATTATATAGATTGGAAGATAAGGGTAATGATATATTAATAATAGGTATTGCTAAGGGCAGGGATAATGCATTTGAATTAGTAAGAGACATATATGATGATGTATACACCAGCTCTTCTACTGTTAACTTAAAATCGTATTTTAAGACAAGCTGATATTATATCACGATAAAAGATAAATAAAGGAATGGGGATTCTATGAAATGCTTGAATATTGGTGTTAGTATTATAATTGGAGTTTTACTATTTTTTGTTTTGTTATTTACTTCAGCAGAAGTTATAGCATATAATATTAATCATTATCAATGGCAGTATGAAAGACATGACATTCCAGAACAAACAAACATGAGTCTCGACGAACTAACTAAAGTTACTAAAAATATGATAGCCTATCTAAAAGACTCTAGAAAAACACTGGA
The window above is part of the Vallitalea guaymasensis genome. Proteins encoded here:
- the rpsA gene encoding 30S ribosomal protein S1; the protein is MDEKFTEKSPAEIVDAVDKEEVKEEIKETEVENTPSMEDYAEEIDNTFVKLTEGDIVEGKVLSVTDTEILVNIGYISDGIVPAQEIIHDEDVSLKDLYKENDMIKAQVTDLHDGEGNVLLSIKKAEQIIVWDELKEAFENKTTVKVIAKEAVKGGIKCVIKGIRAFMPGSRLSVNYVEDLNEFVGKELEARVIDLDVEKKNVVLSRKELEKEELEKKKHKLLQSIKKNDRMSGVVKRITNFGAFVDIGGIDGLVHINDLSWKRVKHPSEVVNVGDNVEVYVLDVDKARERISLGLKNVNDDPWLNIKEKYTEGNIYEGTVVRLLSFGAFVMLDGGIEGLVHISEIADKRIEKPEDVLEIGDKVTVKLLGIDEKGKKIKLSIKEAKDDVNKEEFNKFNDDSEISTSLKDVFKGIMDNFKE
- a CDS encoding ABC transporter permease, encoding MNRLFNILQSRLKLLFKSKMIIILLIIMISLFGMLVGTLYHNADESSSIPVAVVDKDGTDMSKNILDNLDDDKTLRVFHSTETEAMGKLKDGQIEAVYILKKGLKDNIINEKYDEIIDVYYIRGSNVAKFVGDIFAEKVLRDLCLTKSINLLERALEENDYDDKDSILREAYEYGISMQDYSNDKHYYINVEFVDSDKSSIDANTLDNDLIYKKMILGIIISFTSFFLLFASISIVKDKENGMLGKIQITSTNNATIILGNYLSLVVSGSIIGMIFSIINSVYAADNHLKIFFGTFIALLMFVISISSLIMFFTSVIDKTSTFTMIFTIFILIMGIVSGSFFSIDLLTGGIKSLSYLIPNYWTLNYLTDIITKGFDSIDLLKYMGIMLVYTVIMILITYSINKYRRKVIR
- a CDS encoding zinc ribbon domain-containing protein, with the translated sequence MKKCPKCNGECLEESTFCGICGYKFTDNTEPEIINEENLSMENDDKQLNQTDDKTIQDSTVEKSDVNNDFTDNNVTDDGIYEVVEESTEEVNVIKEDNSDDKGNKGKGNKVIAGVAVGLIVAVLALATVLIFGKDLFSKKSEEEKLVDAYEKLLKANTIDMAYNFSFTDLDIQGMDNSDPQAALVANMIKDFSFDVNTKMDRKEHIMEGDININMQNNKLMNADFYVDKELVGINIPFIYDKTFYVTWDSLFNKIKDETDVSINWKDYLELLDKENYPSAKKIDESKYNKLASEFVKEILGDVTKESVRIGDQNISCDKYPLQLDYAKIMEFGFKIMDEMVTDEDAKAFIYEVVDKVSEKIIANEDYTYFDITEEEFKNGIEEFKNNYEDMLDELDGKSILEKMAEEEGFDINTLPDLMEAGINIKADVFVDKNNTIRKVDFIEEISDTQTNMKMGVKMECVINSINKKLKFNGIDKSEGVNPIELDQQQIEELIVEMQSTIMGKVMTHPFLSQLIGQFSGGQMY
- a CDS encoding ABC transporter permease; the protein is MIMTFWGLFNKNFKELIREKKRNVLLFVLPIAMFVFVFLFFTNSQVEKSFVKPISIGIIDNDKSLYSSALIEAYKGNESFTDFINISVGNNELKEAFEQGEYDALVEVPKDFADSLMRFEEDPVQVKIAYEDPMKAILFKNVMESYENFITSVQVGVEVLYDKMEELSMTNEEISLYNNEISYELVMTSVGRNRFFRYRGLVNIPSTTSVNYFFIAIIMMFLMYMSIFTAIDLLREREHMCFKRLKVARISIFRYLLSKLLSSTVFIFIIVIVWFLMISITTNLTIHNNLGYIVLYIISCILFAVSFAMFISSLFKRDENVILVSNIYIFINAIIGGSIIPIHYMPDVLRKIAVITPNYWMIKGMLYLDSGYKPMYGIIIMSVFILMSILLTYLSFLRYKNNN